The nucleotide sequence AAGTAAAAACAATTATAAATGATCTTAAATAACTGTATGTTTCATAATAATTGTTAAAATTATAATTTAAAATAACCACCAAAATATAACAGATTATTAAAATAATACTGAATTGTTTTAAATGTTTTAAAAATGTTTTCATAATCTATTTATTTAATTATAAGTCAAAAGTATGGCAAGATTATTTACACAAAAACAAAAAGTAGCCGAACTGTAGAATTTACCTTCTCAACCGTAAAAATTACCTTCATAAACAAAAAAAAGAAAAATTAAAAGCCAAAAAAAATCAATATTAAATAGTAAATTTGCTATCAAATATTAATAATCATGGTTTACAAATTTCGCGTTATTTTAGATGCTGAAGATGATGTTTTAAGAGACATTGCCATTAAAGATACAGATACTTTAGAAGATTTACACAACACCATTATTAACGCTTTTGGGTTTGATGGTACCGAAGGTGGATCGTTTTTTTTGTGTGATAACAACTGGGAACAGGAAGACGAAATTCCGTTGTTTGATATGGGCGATGTTCCGGGCGAACAAAAAACAATGAACGATTTTAAATTGAACGATTTGTTGTATGAAGATCAAACAAAAATTATTTATATCTACGATCCGTTTGTAAACTGGACATTCTTTGTAGAATTGGCGGCGATTGAAAGTGAAGATGATTCGGAAGAAAAAGAACTTCCTGCTCTACTTTTTGCTCACGGAGTTTTGCCTGAAGATGCACCTGTTAAAAACTTTGACAATCCTGTTTCTAAAGACGATATTTACGGGGATTTTGATGATGATTACGACGATGAAGATTTTGATATGTTTGACGGCGATGAAGGTTTTAACGAATTTGATTACGACGATAACAATTATTAATTACGAATTTCAAATTTAGGAATTTCAAATTTCAAAATATTTAAAGAAAGCCAAACGGTTTTCTTTTTTTACCTATAAACAGTACAATGCTATGATTAATTTATTTAATACCCAGATAGAATCTTTGTCTATTCACCGAGTTGGAAATAAAAGCCGTGCAGAAGCTATTTTTTTGTCTGAAAACACTTTTAATGTAAACGACGAAATTACCCCGCTTTTAAAGGAATATTTTTTTAAGCCTTTCCGCGAAAAAGAAGAAAACTATTACCAGTTTGCACACGATGTTGATTTAGATTATAACGATATGTTTAATTTTGCCAACGAAATTTTTGCAAACCCAAGCAATGCTCACGAAGTTTCAAAGAAAATTACCAAACATTTATACGAGCAGTCAAACCATCCGCATATTAAAAACGGTGAGGTTTATGTAACTTATCTAACGCATATTACTATTGATAACAATCCGGTTGATGCCATTGGTATTTTTAAAAGCGAATTAAAGTCTGATTTTTTACAGTTCGAAGAAAACAACAGCAACCTGGAAATGGTGCTTCAGCAAGGAATCAATCTGAATAAATTAGATAAAGGCTGTATTATTTTCAATTATAAGAAAGAAGAAGGCTACAAAATTTTAACTATTGACAGTAACCGTTACGATGCGCGTTATTGGTTAGAACATTTTTTATCGGTTGATGCTTTTCAGGACGAAAACTTTATGACCAAAAAATACTTGAAGTTTGTTCAGGATTTTGCTAAAGATGTTGTTTTACCTGCCGAAGATAAAAAGGAAGAGGTTATGTTTATGAACCGATCTGTAAATTATTTTGCAAAGAATGACGAGTTTGAAGAGCAAGGTTTTATTAACGAAGTAATTGATAATCCTGATTTGCAGTCTGAGTTTAAAAACTACAAAACAGATCGTGCCGAAAAATACAGCATTGAAGATGTTTCTAACTTCCCAATTGCAAACAACGCCGTTTCTGATGTTCGTAAAAAAATTAAAAACGTTATTAATTTAGATACCAACGTACAAATTAAGTTAGATTTCATTAACCCGGAATCTGCCGAAAAATTTATTGAAAAAGGTTGGGACGAAGAAAAACAAATGTATTACTACTTAGTTTATTTTAATAAAGAACAAAAATCTTAAATACGTGTCATTCTGA is from Flavobacterium dauae and encodes:
- a CDS encoding nucleoid-associated protein, which translates into the protein MINLFNTQIESLSIHRVGNKSRAEAIFLSENTFNVNDEITPLLKEYFFKPFREKEENYYQFAHDVDLDYNDMFNFANEIFANPSNAHEVSKKITKHLYEQSNHPHIKNGEVYVTYLTHITIDNNPVDAIGIFKSELKSDFLQFEENNSNLEMVLQQGINLNKLDKGCIIFNYKKEEGYKILTIDSNRYDARYWLEHFLSVDAFQDENFMTKKYLKFVQDFAKDVVLPAEDKKEEVMFMNRSVNYFAKNDEFEEQGFINEVIDNPDLQSEFKNYKTDRAEKYSIEDVSNFPIANNAVSDVRKKIKNVINLDTNVQIKLDFINPESAEKFIEKGWDEEKQMYYYLVYFNKEQKS
- a CDS encoding IS1096 element passenger TnpR family protein, giving the protein MVYKFRVILDAEDDVLRDIAIKDTDTLEDLHNTIINAFGFDGTEGGSFFLCDNNWEQEDEIPLFDMGDVPGEQKTMNDFKLNDLLYEDQTKIIYIYDPFVNWTFFVELAAIESEDDSEEKELPALLFAHGVLPEDAPVKNFDNPVSKDDIYGDFDDDYDDEDFDMFDGDEGFNEFDYDDNNY